One stretch of Longimicrobium sp. DNA includes these proteins:
- the lptC gene encoding LPS export ABC transporter periplasmic protein LptC, translating to MKSVTIRPMGLTWVPVLGLALLAACGVEPAGPAIAADANSNQVTIGMNLKISEAGRLKADLFADTAVTPEGETRSQLKKVRLTFYEPGRQPSRLTSKTGEYDQTSGMMTARGNVVLITQGDKGMRTIKSEELHWDQGGDRVWSEKSTTIVENGQTLISDGFTSNSAFTNVQGKNAVVQGVKVGSGGITF from the coding sequence ATGAAATCTGTGACGATCCGCCCGATGGGGCTCACCTGGGTGCCGGTGCTCGGCCTTGCCCTCCTTGCCGCGTGCGGCGTGGAGCCGGCGGGCCCGGCCATCGCCGCCGACGCCAACAGCAACCAGGTGACCATCGGGATGAACCTGAAGATCAGCGAGGCGGGCCGCCTGAAGGCCGACCTCTTCGCCGACACGGCGGTCACCCCCGAGGGCGAGACGCGCTCGCAGCTGAAGAAGGTGCGGCTCACCTTTTACGAGCCGGGGCGCCAGCCCAGCCGGCTGACCTCGAAGACGGGGGAGTACGACCAGACCTCGGGGATGATGACGGCGCGCGGCAACGTGGTCCTCATCACCCAGGGCGACAAGGGGATGCGCACCATCAAGAGCGAGGAGCTGCACTGGGACCAGGGCGGCGACCGCGTGTGGAGCGAGAAATCCACCACCATCGTGGAGAACGGGCAGACGCTCATCTCCGACGGCTTCACCTCGAACTCGGCCTTCACCAACGTGCAGGGGAAGAACGCGGTGGTGCAGGGCGTGAAGGTCGGCAGCGGGGGGATCACCTTCTGA
- a CDS encoding tail fiber domain-containing protein: MNTRILAGVALAALALAAPARAQTPDSAFAVSSGGQGLFRVNVDAGVLMGGTFDGDINGTGIPAEGSGTRAMWYPRKGAFRAGGINGTQWDAANIGNYSVAMGQDVRASADNATAFGLRSTAAQVSSFAAGEDNTASGAASVALGYHAHTNARQGSFVFSDRSSVDTLRAGVNHSANWRVSGGFRIFTSSNLSTGVTIQSGSVASNWGQSNAVISTSTGAYLGTDGVWHDVSDVRRKHLFEDVSGEDVLVRLRALPVRTWSYRVDDAGVRHIGPTAQDFHAVFGLGRDNVTIAPIDEGGVALSAIKALDARTTTQDARIQAVERDNAALRAENAELRARLERIEQMLQPKP; this comes from the coding sequence ATGAACACCAGGATTCTTGCGGGCGTGGCGCTGGCGGCGCTGGCCCTTGCCGCCCCGGCGCGGGCGCAGACACCGGACTCGGCGTTCGCGGTGAGCAGCGGCGGGCAGGGGCTGTTCCGCGTGAACGTGGACGCCGGCGTCCTCATGGGCGGCACCTTCGACGGCGACATCAACGGCACGGGGATCCCGGCCGAGGGCTCGGGCACGCGCGCGATGTGGTATCCGCGCAAGGGTGCGTTCCGCGCCGGCGGCATCAACGGCACGCAGTGGGACGCCGCCAACATCGGCAACTACTCCGTGGCCATGGGCCAGGACGTGCGCGCCAGCGCCGACAACGCCACGGCATTCGGGCTTCGCTCCACCGCCGCCCAGGTCAGCAGCTTCGCGGCGGGCGAGGACAACACCGCCTCGGGCGCGGCCTCGGTGGCGCTGGGCTACCACGCGCACACCAACGCGCGGCAGGGCTCGTTCGTGTTCTCCGACCGCTCTTCGGTCGACACGCTGCGCGCCGGGGTGAACCACTCGGCCAACTGGCGCGTCTCCGGCGGCTTCCGGATCTTCACTTCCTCCAACCTGTCCACCGGCGTCACCATCCAGAGCGGCAGCGTCGCCAGCAACTGGGGGCAGTCGAACGCGGTGATCAGCACCAGCACCGGCGCCTACCTCGGCACCGACGGCGTGTGGCACGACGTCTCCGACGTGCGCCGCAAGCACCTGTTCGAGGACGTGTCGGGCGAGGACGTGCTCGTCCGCCTGCGCGCGCTGCCGGTGCGCACCTGGAGCTACCGCGTGGACGACGCCGGGGTCCGCCACATCGGCCCCACCGCGCAGGATTTCCACGCGGTGTTCGGGCTGGGGCGCGACAACGTCACCATCGCCCCGATCGACGAGGGCGGCGTGGCGCTCTCCGCCATCAAGGCGCTGGACGCCCGCACCACCACGCAGGACGCCCGCATCCAGGCCGTGGAGCGCGACAACGCCGCGCTCCGCGCCGAGAACGCCGAGCTGCGCGCGCGGCTGGAGCGCATCGAGCAGATGCTGCAGCCGAAGCCGTAG
- a CDS encoding HAD-IIIA family hydrolase: protein MAERIDAGLAKRIRLVVLDVDGVMTDGGIYLGATESGEPVELKRFDIQDGLGIRLMKEAGIHVSIVTGRESHAVRIRAEELEIDEVHQDRTAAKLGTVTAMLERLGIGWEETAFIGDDLPDLSILRRVGLPAVVGNATSDARASAVWAAEKHGGRGAVREFAEALLTARGEWAGRVEAYVREREAGSERPGG from the coding sequence GTGGCTGAGCGCATCGACGCCGGGCTGGCGAAGCGGATCCGCCTGGTGGTGCTGGACGTGGACGGGGTGATGACCGATGGCGGCATCTACCTGGGTGCGACGGAAAGCGGCGAGCCGGTGGAGCTGAAGCGCTTCGACATCCAGGACGGGCTGGGGATCCGGCTGATGAAGGAGGCCGGGATCCACGTCTCCATCGTCACCGGACGCGAGAGCCACGCGGTGCGCATCCGCGCCGAGGAGCTGGAGATCGACGAGGTGCACCAGGACCGCACCGCGGCCAAGCTCGGGACGGTGACGGCGATGCTGGAGCGGCTGGGGATCGGGTGGGAGGAGACGGCCTTCATCGGCGACGACCTTCCCGACCTCTCCATCCTCCGCCGCGTCGGGCTCCCGGCCGTCGTCGGCAACGCGACCTCGGACGCGCGGGCGAGCGCCGTCTGGGCCGCGGAGAAGCACGGCGGGCGCGGCGCGGTGCGCGAGTTCGCCGAGGCGCTGCTGACCGCCCGCGGCGAGTGGGCCGGGCGCGTGGAGGCTTACGTGCGCGAGCGCGAGGCCGGCTCGGAAAGGCCGGGGGGATGA
- a CDS encoding copper resistance D family protein produces MQAEPLITWSEPVRELAGFIGLFLGAGAVGFRYASVRRRLAAVTPSDQADVWADAARRAAVLGLVGWLIRAVLTAINLPAAAARQHTTVSALASGNLQTQVQLILLLVALTGFALAAAGRGIGWPLAAVGVIVGQLRGVFFGPLARLVNPVHALAAGLWIGTLFVLVVAGIGAVLRHERGRGRRGTLVAEMVNGFSPLALASGIGVVIFGVITAWRHLPKIDALWTTPYGWALIAKLVFVAMVFALGAWNWRRQRPTLGSESAADAIRRSAIAELSVAGVVLVVTAILISLPAPPRPKNPGAGPGGGGPPPAAQPGK; encoded by the coding sequence GTGCAGGCAGAGCCCCTCATCACCTGGTCCGAGCCCGTCCGGGAGCTCGCCGGCTTCATCGGCCTGTTCCTGGGCGCCGGCGCCGTCGGCTTCCGCTACGCGTCGGTGCGGCGCCGCCTTGCCGCCGTGACGCCGTCGGACCAAGCGGACGTGTGGGCCGACGCCGCGCGCCGCGCCGCCGTGCTGGGGCTGGTGGGATGGCTCATCCGCGCGGTCCTCACGGCCATCAACCTCCCCGCGGCCGCCGCGCGCCAGCACACCACCGTCTCCGCGCTGGCGAGCGGCAACCTGCAGACGCAGGTGCAGCTCATCCTCCTCCTGGTGGCCCTGACCGGCTTCGCGCTGGCGGCGGCGGGGCGGGGGATCGGGTGGCCGCTGGCGGCCGTCGGGGTGATCGTGGGGCAGCTGCGCGGCGTGTTCTTCGGCCCGCTGGCGCGGCTGGTGAACCCGGTGCACGCGCTGGCCGCCGGGCTGTGGATCGGCACGCTGTTCGTGCTGGTGGTGGCGGGGATCGGCGCGGTGCTGCGGCACGAGCGCGGGCGCGGGCGGCGCGGGACGCTGGTGGCGGAGATGGTGAACGGCTTCTCGCCGCTGGCGCTGGCCTCCGGCATCGGGGTCGTGATCTTCGGCGTCATCACCGCGTGGCGGCACCTGCCGAAGATCGACGCGCTGTGGACCACGCCGTACGGGTGGGCGCTCATCGCCAAGCTGGTGTTCGTGGCGATGGTGTTCGCGCTGGGCGCGTGGAACTGGCGCCGGCAGCGCCCCACGCTGGGCAGCGAGTCGGCCGCGGACGCCATCCGCCGCTCCGCGATCGCCGAGCTGTCGGTGGCGGGGGTGGTGCTGGTCGTCACCGCCATCCTCATCTCCCTTCCCGCTCCCCCGCGCCCCAAAAACCCGGGCGCCGGACCCGGAGGCGGGGGCCCGCCCCCCGCCGCGCAGCCGGGGAAGTAG
- a CDS encoding CTP synthase, with amino-acid sequence MTALNTAPTKYIFVTGGVVSSLGKGIAAASIGRLLVERGLRVTIQKFDPYINVDPGTLSPFQHGEVFVTDDGAETDLDLGHYERFVGESLSQANSITTGRIYQDVITRERRGEYLGATVQVIPHITDAIKGAIKRLAPNHDVVITEIGGTVGDIESLPFLEAIRQYRQEIGRENTLFIHLTLIPYIAAAGELKTKPTQHSVRELMEIGIQPDVLICRTEHAISPDMKRKIALFCNVDVNAVIEARDASTIYEVPLDYARQRLDELVASKLGLQTEKPALTEWKQLVERVKHPRNGEVRVAVVGKYVALVDSYKSVQEALIHGGIANDVKVRIDWLSSEDFENGQGAEKLGGYHGLLIPGGFGVRGVEGMLSAIRWARENGLPFFGICLGLQTAVIEFSRSVCGIHGAHSAEWDDKTSDPVICLMNSQREITDLGGTQRLGAYTARLLPGSRASEIYGAQEISERHRHRYEVNNVYREQLEESGLRISGVSPDGNLVEMIEVPSHPWFVATQAHPELKSRPDQPHPLFASFIQAAAARRGPVVTSSADGRESAEPVREARPNVAALAGD; translated from the coding sequence ATGACCGCCCTGAACACCGCACCCACCAAGTACATCTTCGTCACCGGCGGCGTGGTCTCGTCGCTGGGGAAGGGGATCGCCGCGGCGTCCATCGGCCGGCTCCTGGTGGAGCGGGGCCTGAGGGTGACGATCCAGAAGTTCGACCCGTACATCAACGTGGACCCCGGCACCCTTTCGCCCTTCCAGCACGGCGAGGTGTTCGTCACCGACGACGGGGCTGAGACTGATCTCGATCTCGGCCACTACGAGCGCTTCGTGGGCGAGTCGCTGTCGCAGGCGAACTCCATCACCACGGGGCGCATCTACCAGGACGTGATCACCCGCGAGCGCCGCGGGGAATACCTCGGCGCCACGGTGCAGGTGATCCCGCACATCACCGACGCCATCAAGGGCGCCATCAAGCGGCTGGCGCCGAACCACGACGTGGTGATCACGGAGATCGGCGGCACGGTGGGCGACATCGAGTCGCTCCCCTTCCTGGAGGCCATCCGCCAGTACCGGCAGGAGATCGGGCGCGAGAACACGCTCTTCATCCACCTCACGCTCATCCCCTACATCGCCGCCGCGGGAGAGCTGAAGACCAAGCCCACGCAGCACTCGGTGCGCGAGCTGATGGAGATCGGGATCCAGCCCGACGTGCTGATCTGCCGCACCGAGCACGCCATCTCCCCCGACATGAAGCGGAAGATCGCGCTGTTCTGCAACGTGGACGTGAACGCGGTGATCGAGGCGCGCGACGCGTCGACCATCTACGAGGTGCCGCTGGACTACGCACGGCAGCGGCTGGACGAGCTGGTGGCCAGCAAGCTGGGGCTGCAGACCGAGAAGCCGGCGCTGACGGAGTGGAAGCAGCTGGTCGAGCGGGTGAAGCATCCCAGGAACGGCGAGGTCCGCGTCGCCGTCGTCGGCAAGTACGTCGCGCTCGTCGACAGCTACAAGTCGGTGCAGGAGGCGCTGATCCACGGCGGGATCGCGAACGACGTGAAGGTCAGGATCGACTGGCTGTCGTCGGAAGACTTCGAGAACGGGCAGGGCGCGGAGAAGCTGGGCGGCTACCACGGCCTGCTGATCCCCGGCGGCTTCGGGGTGCGCGGGGTGGAGGGGATGCTCAGCGCCATCCGCTGGGCGCGCGAGAACGGGCTGCCCTTCTTCGGCATCTGCCTGGGGCTGCAGACGGCGGTGATCGAGTTCTCGCGCTCGGTGTGCGGGATCCACGGCGCGCACAGCGCCGAGTGGGACGACAAGACCAGCGACCCGGTGATCTGCCTGATGAACAGCCAGCGCGAGATCACCGATCTGGGCGGCACGCAGCGGCTGGGCGCGTACACCGCGCGGCTGCTGCCGGGGAGCCGCGCCAGCGAGATCTACGGCGCGCAGGAGATCAGCGAGCGCCACCGCCACCGCTACGAGGTGAACAACGTCTACCGCGAACAGCTGGAGGAGAGCGGGCTGCGCATCAGCGGCGTGTCGCCCGACGGGAACCTGGTGGAGATGATCGAGGTTCCCAGCCACCCCTGGTTCGTGGCCACGCAGGCGCACCCGGAGCTGAAGAGCCGCCCGGACCAGCCGCACCCGCTCTTCGCCTCATTCATCCAGGCGGCGGCCGCGCGCCGCGGTCCCGTGGTCACGTCGTCGGCGGACGGGCGCGAGAGCGCCGAGCCGGTGCGCGAGGCGCGTCCGAACGTGGCCGCGCTGGCGGGAGACTGA
- a CDS encoding nucleotidyltransferase family protein, whose product MKIEVPRERIEEFCRKWHVSELALFGSVLRDDFRPDSDVDVLVTFEAGVRPSLDDWLDMEDELQAAFGRRIDLVEKARVENPFIRRHVLHNHQVLHAA is encoded by the coding sequence ATGAAGATCGAGGTCCCGCGCGAGCGGATCGAGGAGTTCTGCCGGAAGTGGCACGTGAGCGAGCTGGCGCTGTTCGGCTCCGTCCTGCGCGACGACTTCCGCCCGGACAGCGACGTGGACGTGCTGGTGACGTTCGAGGCGGGCGTCCGTCCGTCGCTCGACGACTGGCTCGACATGGAGGACGAGCTGCAGGCCGCCTTCGGACGCAGGATCGACCTGGTGGAGAAGGCGCGCGTCGAGAACCCGTTCATCCGCCGGCACGTCCTGCACAACCATCAGGTGCTCCATGCCGCCTGA
- a CDS encoding tail fiber domain-containing protein: MPRYRSTLLTAALVLGASTLAHAQADSALYVSSGGTQLFRVNQDAGLVANGTAGSGNIPATGAGVRMMWFPALWAFRAGKVESFGATYWDLASIGAGSAAFGENTRASGSNSFAANLATTASGDESVALGNNGTASADRAFAFNGTASAVGAVAIGSGAQATNDDALAMGPSSIAGGLAAITLGPSIANGNFGVAIGLQNSASGQFSVAIGKNARTANRQGSIVLGDGCASFSSDSVYPTANNQFVARGCGGVKFYTNQGLTAGVELAAGGSGWSAVSDRNRKENFRAVSGEELLARLRGVPVSTWNYRTQDRAIRHMGPMAQDLFAAFGLGESDRMINSVDIDGVNLAGVQAVAARTDQLRAEVSTLTAENAELRGRVSDLEARLRRLESLVAGPPPAAPKP, from the coding sequence ATGCCCCGCTACCGCTCCACGCTCCTCACCGCCGCGCTCGTGCTCGGCGCGTCGACCCTGGCGCATGCCCAGGCCGACAGCGCGCTGTACGTGTCGAGCGGCGGCACCCAGCTCTTCCGCGTGAACCAGGACGCCGGCCTGGTGGCCAACGGCACCGCCGGAAGCGGGAACATCCCCGCCACCGGCGCGGGCGTGCGCATGATGTGGTTCCCGGCGCTGTGGGCCTTCCGCGCCGGCAAGGTGGAGAGCTTCGGCGCCACCTACTGGGACCTGGCCAGCATCGGCGCGGGCTCCGCCGCCTTCGGCGAGAACACGCGCGCCAGCGGCAGCAACTCCTTCGCGGCCAACCTGGCCACCACCGCCAGCGGTGACGAGAGCGTGGCGCTGGGGAACAACGGCACGGCCAGCGCCGACCGAGCCTTCGCCTTCAACGGCACCGCCAGCGCGGTGGGCGCCGTGGCCATCGGCAGCGGCGCGCAGGCCACCAACGACGACGCGCTGGCCATGGGCCCCAGCTCCATCGCGGGCGGGCTGGCGGCCATCACCCTGGGCCCCAGCATCGCCAACGGCAACTTCGGCGTGGCCATCGGGCTGCAGAACAGCGCCAGCGGGCAGTTCTCGGTAGCCATCGGCAAGAACGCCCGCACCGCCAACCGGCAGGGCTCGATCGTGCTGGGCGACGGCTGTGCCTCCTTCTCGTCGGACTCGGTGTATCCCACCGCCAACAACCAGTTCGTGGCGCGCGGCTGCGGCGGCGTGAAGTTCTACACCAACCAGGGGCTGACCGCGGGCGTGGAGCTGGCTGCCGGCGGCAGCGGCTGGAGCGCGGTGTCGGACCGCAACCGCAAGGAGAACTTCCGGGCGGTGAGCGGCGAGGAGCTGCTGGCCCGCCTGCGCGGCGTGCCGGTGAGCACCTGGAACTACCGGACCCAGGACCGCGCCATCCGCCACATGGGCCCCATGGCGCAGGACCTGTTCGCCGCCTTCGGCCTGGGCGAGAGCGACCGGATGATCAACTCCGTCGACATCGACGGCGTGAACCTGGCCGGCGTGCAGGCGGTGGCCGCGCGCACCGACCAGCTGCGCGCCGAGGTGAGCACGCTGACCGCCGAGAACGCCGAGCTGCGCGGCCGCGTGAGCGACCTCGAGGCGCGGCTGCGGCGGCTGGAGTCGCTGGTGGCCGGCCCGCCGCCCGCCGCCCCGAAGCCCTGA
- a CDS encoding KpsF/GutQ family sugar-phosphate isomerase, which translates to MMLETLAAATPGLSLAETLERARRVIRQEAQAVAALEARIGSDFAGAVEAILEDGGRVIVSGIGKSGIVARKIAATLTSTGTPATFLHPVEALHGDLGIVEAGDVAILLSKSGESEELRGLVEYLGRMGVRLVALTGQMDSSLARQSEFVLDCSVAEEACPHDLAPTSSTTAALAMGDALAVALLLRRGFGRDDFARLHPGGALGRRLILRVADVMVAEELPLLAPDAPMRECVMLLAERRGTVAIVDGDRKLLGVVTSGDLTRLMEREEHFFAISVSEIMSANPRTAGPDQLAAAAVGVMERHGVMALPVLNEERRVVGMVHLHDLMRAGAV; encoded by the coding sequence ATGATGCTGGAGACGCTCGCCGCCGCCACGCCGGGGCTGTCGCTGGCCGAAACGCTGGAGCGCGCCCGCCGCGTGATCCGCCAGGAGGCGCAGGCCGTGGCCGCGCTCGAGGCCCGCATCGGCAGCGACTTCGCGGGCGCGGTGGAAGCCATCCTGGAAGACGGCGGCCGCGTGATCGTCTCCGGCATCGGCAAGAGCGGCATCGTCGCCCGGAAGATCGCGGCGACGCTGACCTCGACGGGGACACCGGCCACCTTCCTCCACCCCGTGGAGGCGCTGCACGGCGACCTGGGGATCGTGGAGGCGGGCGACGTGGCCATCCTGCTCAGCAAGAGCGGCGAGAGCGAGGAGCTGCGCGGCCTCGTCGAATACCTCGGCCGGATGGGGGTGCGGCTGGTGGCGCTCACCGGGCAAATGGATTCGTCGCTGGCGCGGCAGAGCGAGTTCGTGCTGGACTGCTCGGTGGCCGAGGAGGCCTGCCCGCACGACCTGGCGCCCACCTCGTCCACCACCGCCGCGCTGGCGATGGGAGACGCGCTGGCGGTGGCCCTCCTGCTGCGCCGCGGCTTCGGACGCGACGACTTCGCGCGGCTGCACCCGGGCGGCGCGCTGGGCCGGCGCCTGATCCTGCGCGTGGCCGACGTGATGGTGGCGGAGGAGCTGCCGCTCCTCGCCCCGGACGCGCCGATGCGCGAGTGCGTGATGCTGCTCGCCGAGCGCCGCGGCACCGTCGCCATCGTGGATGGCGACCGGAAGCTCCTGGGCGTGGTGACCAGCGGCGACCTGACGCGGCTGATGGAGCGCGAGGAACACTTTTTTGCAATCTCCGTATCGGAGATCATGTCCGCCAATCCGCGCACCGCCGGGCCCGACCAGCTGGCCGCCGCCGCGGTGGGGGTGATGGAGCGGCACGGGGTGATGGCGCTCCCGGTGCTGAACGAGGAACGGCGCGTGGTGGGGATGGTGCACCTGCACGACCTGATGCGCGCCGGCGCGGTATGA
- the kdsB gene encoding 3-deoxy-manno-octulosonate cytidylyltransferase: MTTRVLGVIPARLASVRLPRKPLHSIAGRPLIEWVWRRAVEAGVFDDIVIATDSPEVQAAARGFGASAVLTRAEHPSGTDRVAEVVRRAEWRDFGVIVNVQGDEPFVRRDHLEAAVALVRDGGWDVGTVATPIASAAEWREPAVVKAVRGDDGRALFFTRAPVPHPRDAEPDFAGGAFLRHVGIYSYTRDALLRWVALPESPLERIEKLEQLRALAAGLRIGIAVGAPAEGGVDTPADAARAETILLKQMATPALERA, translated from the coding sequence ATGACCACTCGCGTCCTCGGCGTGATCCCGGCCCGCCTCGCGTCGGTCCGTCTCCCCCGCAAGCCGCTGCACTCCATCGCCGGCAGGCCGCTCATCGAGTGGGTCTGGCGCCGCGCCGTGGAAGCGGGCGTCTTCGACGACATCGTCATCGCCACCGACAGCCCCGAGGTCCAAGCGGCCGCCCGCGGCTTCGGCGCCTCCGCCGTGCTCACGCGCGCCGAGCACCCCTCGGGGACGGACCGGGTCGCAGAGGTGGTGCGCCGCGCGGAGTGGCGGGACTTCGGGGTGATCGTGAACGTGCAGGGCGACGAGCCGTTCGTGCGCCGCGACCACCTGGAGGCCGCGGTCGCCCTCGTCCGCGACGGGGGATGGGACGTGGGAACGGTGGCCACGCCGATCGCCTCCGCGGCGGAGTGGCGGGAGCCGGCGGTGGTGAAGGCGGTGCGCGGCGATGACGGCCGCGCGCTCTTCTTCACCCGCGCGCCCGTTCCGCATCCGCGCGACGCGGAGCCGGACTTCGCCGGCGGCGCGTTCCTGCGCCATGTGGGCATCTACAGCTACACGCGCGACGCGCTGCTGCGCTGGGTGGCGCTCCCCGAGTCGCCGCTGGAGCGGATCGAGAAGCTGGAGCAGCTGCGCGCGCTGGCCGCCGGGCTGCGCATCGGCATCGCGGTGGGCGCGCCCGCCGAGGGGGGCGTGGACACCCCGGCCGACGCGGCGCGCGCGGAGACGATTCTTCTGAAGCAGATGGCAACACCGGCCCTGGAGCGAGCATGA
- a CDS encoding aminodeoxychorismate/anthranilate synthase component II yields MLLVIDNYDSFTWNLVQYLGELGAEMTVRRNDEVSADEVERMAPERIVISPGPGTPADAGVSVEVIRRMGAATPILGVCLGHQAIAAAYGGRVVRARRVMHGKTSPIRHGGVGIFRGVPSPVTVARYHSLTIDPAALPDGLEAVAWTDEAGWEDEIQALRHRLHPVWGVQFHPESIASEAGKDILRNFLQS; encoded by the coding sequence GTGCTGCTGGTGATCGATAACTACGATTCCTTCACCTGGAATCTCGTGCAGTATCTGGGCGAGCTGGGGGCGGAGATGACCGTGCGGCGCAACGACGAGGTCTCCGCCGACGAGGTGGAGCGGATGGCGCCGGAGCGCATCGTCATCTCCCCCGGTCCGGGGACGCCGGCCGACGCGGGCGTGTCGGTGGAGGTCATCCGCCGTATGGGCGCGGCCACGCCGATCCTGGGCGTCTGCCTGGGGCACCAGGCCATCGCCGCGGCGTACGGCGGCCGGGTGGTGCGCGCGCGGCGGGTGATGCACGGCAAGACGTCGCCCATCCGCCACGGCGGCGTGGGAATCTTCCGCGGCGTGCCGTCGCCCGTCACGGTGGCGCGGTACCACTCGCTGACCATCGACCCGGCGGCGCTGCCGGACGGGCTGGAGGCGGTGGCGTGGACGGACGAGGCGGGGTGGGAAGACGAGATCCAGGCGCTGCGCCATCGCCTGCATCCCGTGTGGGGCGTGCAGTTTCACCCGGAGTCGATCGCGAGCGAGGCAGGGAAGGACATCCTGCGCAACTTCCTCCAATCGTGA
- the kdsA gene encoding 3-deoxy-8-phosphooctulonate synthase: protein MSDGGFAILQAVQELSGPAASPRADVGRLFRLGGEFFLIAGPCVLESDALNVCVAEALARMADDLDLPILFKASFDKANRSSPGSPRGPGIDEGLAKLEKVRAQTGLPLVTDVHLPEQCAAVAEVVDVLQIPAFLCRQTDLLVAAGATGKPVNVKKGQWMGPAEMRGAAAKVRGAGAPGVAVTERGTFFGYGNLVVDMRSFALMREACEAPAVFDGTHSVQRPGEGAGVSGGEPRHIPALVRAAVAAGADALFLETHPDPAKGLSDTTNMLPLARLKPLLEQVLEIRAASRTLDWEAAPRG from the coding sequence ATGAGCGACGGGGGATTCGCGATCTTGCAGGCGGTGCAGGAGCTCTCCGGGCCCGCGGCGTCTCCGCGGGCGGACGTCGGACGGCTCTTCCGGCTGGGCGGCGAGTTCTTCCTGATCGCCGGGCCGTGCGTGCTGGAGAGCGACGCGCTGAACGTGTGCGTGGCCGAGGCGCTGGCGCGGATGGCGGACGACCTGGACCTCCCCATCCTGTTCAAGGCCAGCTTCGACAAGGCCAACCGCTCGTCTCCCGGCTCGCCGCGCGGGCCGGGGATCGACGAGGGGCTGGCGAAGCTGGAGAAGGTGCGGGCGCAGACGGGATTGCCGCTCGTCACCGACGTGCATCTCCCCGAGCAGTGCGCCGCGGTGGCCGAGGTCGTCGACGTGCTGCAGATCCCCGCCTTCCTCTGCCGCCAGACCGACCTGCTGGTGGCCGCGGGCGCCACGGGGAAGCCGGTGAACGTGAAAAAGGGGCAGTGGATGGGGCCGGCCGAGATGCGGGGCGCGGCGGCCAAGGTGCGCGGCGCCGGCGCCCCCGGCGTGGCGGTGACGGAGCGCGGCACCTTCTTCGGCTACGGCAACCTGGTGGTCGACATGCGCTCGTTCGCGCTGATGCGCGAGGCGTGCGAGGCGCCGGCGGTGTTCGACGGCACGCATTCCGTCCAGCGCCCCGGCGAGGGCGCGGGCGTCAGCGGCGGCGAGCCGCGCCACATCCCGGCGCTGGTGCGCGCGGCGGTGGCGGCGGGCGCGGACGCGCTCTTCTTGGAGACGCATCCCGACCCGGCGAAGGGGCTCTCCGACACGACCAACATGCTCCCGCTCGCCCGGCTGAAGCCGCTGCTGGAGCAGGTGCTGGAGATCCGCGCCGCGTCGCGGACCCTGGACTGGGAGGCGGCGCCCCGTGGCTGA